The sequence AGGCGTGACGGTCTCGGGCATGGCGGCTCCCCCTGATGCACCTTGAGAGAAGGTAGATGAGCCGGCCGGGAATGCAATCGTCGCCGGCAAAATTGCGGCGCCGCCGGCTCCGGACGCGCGGATTTCCTCGATCGCCGGCATTTACGCTGATAGGCCGGTGACTTGCCATCGGCCATGAGAGCTGTGGCGGCCCGGCAACAGGCCGGGCGAGGAAGATTGCTAGGCCTTGAGCAAATCGGCCAAGGTCAATGCCATCACCTGGGTCGCCCGCAACAGGTCCGTGAGGCTGAGGCGCTCATCGGCCCGGTGCGCATTGGCATCGGCGATGCTGCGGGGTCCGGCGCCGTAGAGCACCGTCGGGATGCCGGCGGCGCTGTAGTGCCGGGCATCGGTATAGAGCGGTACCCCGCCGGCTTCGATGGTCTCGCCAAACACCGCCTCGGCGTTCCGGCGGAGCGGTTCCACCAGCCGGTCTTGCCCCGGGCTCGGGACCAGCGGCCTTGCCTCCAAGAGGCGACGGATCTCGACGGTGATTCCCGGCATGGCGTGGGCGCGCTCGTGGATCAGAGCGACGAGCTCGCGTTCCGCCTCGACCGGCGCTTCCTCGGGGATGATGCGCCGGTCGAGGCGGAAGCGGACGAGATCGGGCACGACATTGGTGTTGATGCCGCCCTCGATGAGCCCGACGACCAGGCTCGGCGACCGGATGCCGGCGATGGCCGAACGCTTGGCCGCGAGGCTTTCGCGGAGCCCGTAGAGGGCGCCCAGGATCTCTGTCGCCGCCCAGAGCGCATCGACGCCGGCCTCCGGCGTGGCCGCATGCGCCGACTTGCCGCGCACGCTCACTTCCATATGCAGGCAGCCATTGTGGGCGACGACGATCTGATAGGAGAAGCCGGCGGCGATGGCGAAGTCCGGCCGGCTCAGCCCCTGATCCAAGAGCCATTTCGGCCCGATCATGCCGCCCGACTCCTCATCATAGGTGAAGTGCAGCTCGACCGTGCCGGCAAGCGTCATGCCGCTGGCGATCAGCGCCGTCAGCGCGAACGCATAGGTGGCGAAGTCGGATTTCGAGACCGCAACGCCGCGGCCATACATCCATCCCTCGCGGATCTCGGCGCCGTAGGGATCGGCGGTCCATCCTTCGCCGGGCGGCACGACATCGCCATGGGCGTTGAGTGCCACGACCGGTCCCGGACCGAAGCGGTGACGCACGATGAGATTGGTCGCGGCCTGCATGCCGTGCGCTTGGGCGAGCTCGCCCGGCACCTCGTGCCGCTCCACCTCGAGGCCCAGCGCCGCCAAGAGCGCGGCCGCGCGCTCGCCGTGGCGGCGGCAGTCGCCGGGCGGATTGTCGGAGGGAACCCGCACGAGCTCGGCTAGGAAACCGATCTGCTCCTGGTGCCGATCGGCCACGAGCCGACATAAACGATCATCGAGAAACATGGTCATGGCTATGGTCCGATTCTAGCGCGAGGCCCGGAGCGCCGCGGGAGAATGGCAGCCCCGGCCTCCGATCGCGAGCCCGCTCGCCGCGCGGCGGGACGGAGAATCGCGGGCCCGACACGACCGATTCGGAGCAAGCATGCGCTCGATCGGCTCCGGCTGGAGCCCAGGGGCCGCTCCCGGGACGACGCTGCGGCGCAGATAAATCAGCGATTTTGCGAGAATACCGGGGAATGCCCGAGGGCAGGAAAGGCTGAGAATCCGTAGAAACTTAGTGGGTGCAGCGCCGGTCGGAGGATGCGGTCTGGCGCCGACCGAGCGGCCGGCATTGAACGACGATCGTCTCCGAGCCCCATAAAATCTCGTTTTTCTCGACGAAGAGGGTTATACAGCCGTTGTATTCAACACTCATTTTGGAGGACCGCCGTGGCGGGAGAGAAGCAAGCGATTGTCACCGTGAAGCACTTGGCCGATACGCTCGCCGACAAGCACGGGCAGTCGAAGAAAGACATGAAGTCGGTGATGGATGACCTGGTGACGCTCCTCACCAAGAATCTGAAAAGCGGCGCCAAGATCCGCATTCCCGGCTTCGGCGTATTCCAGGTCCGCAAGCGGCCGGCGCGCATGGGCCGCAACCCGGCGACCGGCGAGGCGATCAAGATCAAGGCGAGCAAGAAGGTCGCCTTCCGCGCCGCCAAAGAGCTGAAGGAATCGGTCTAGGTCGCATCGGACGGAGCCGACGCCCCTAGTGTCCCGCCCCTGAAATTCGTCCGCGAATTTCAGGGATAAGCGGGACACTAATCTATTGAGTCTAGTGTGATTCAGATTCCGAAGTTCGCCGACGAACTTCGGAATCATCACACTAGGGAAACCGTCGGGACGTCGGCTCCGTGCGCTTCGCAGGCCTTGGCGCCAGGCTCGGGGCTTGGCTTGGCCGCTCGCGTTCCAGCAGCGGCATATCGGCGTCAACGTCGCCCGAGGGCGGCGACGCAAGCAGAAATTCCGGTTTATTGTTCGATCTTGGCGGCGTGCGCAGGCGTGCCGTCGTTGGGCGGCGCTTCGGCGATTTCGCGCACCAGCTTCGAGACCAAGGCCGAGGCGAAGGTGGCGAAATCGTGCACCACCATGACGAATGAGCCCGCCCCGCCGATGACGTTGTCCTGGTAATACTTGTCGAGCCCGCCCGGCGGCTGCACATGGGCATAGATCGGCATCGCCGGATGGTCGTTGATGATGGCGAGCCCATTGATGGTGACGCCCGCCTTGACCGCATCGTCTCGCGCCTCGTTCACCGGCCGCCCGGAATTGTTGGTGCCGTCGCCGGCGACGTCGATGACCAGATGATCGCTGTTGAAGCCGCTGCGGGCGATCTGCTCCATGGCGAAATCGATGCCGGCGCCGATCGTGGTGAAGGCCGCGCACGACCGGGGTGCGGCGACGACCGCGGCACCCCATGCCTTGGCGGTGGCCTCGTCTCGCACCACGGCCCAATCGACCACAACCTTCTGCTGGCTGGCGCTCGACCACTCGACCATGCACACCGCAATCGCTTGATTGCGGCCCGAACGGATGGCGGCCAATACTTTGGGATCGGACATGGCGGAGGCGTAACCCTGCCGCTCCAGCTGGAACTCGCTGTCGTCGACGCTGCGGGAGACGTCGTTGGCGACGACGAGGACGAGGTCGACGCTGTCGGCCGTGGCGCTCCGCGGCAACGCCGCAAGAACCGCCAGAGCCACGCCGAGCGGGATCAGCCATCTACGCGCCACGGCGCGGGCGAGAAGCGACGGGACCATCAGCGCTCGTCCTCTGATGCGTAGTCGAGGCATCATGGGGCGAGTCGGCAGGCTTGTCATGCGCGTTCTTGGCGCCGGCAGAACCGCTTAGGGAGACCTCAGCCGGGCCAGGGCAGCGAGTAGGTCTTCACGTTGGTGAAGCTCTTCATCGCCTCGAGCACCCCTTCCTTGTAGCCGAGGCCCGAATCCTTGATGCCGCCGAAGGGCGACATCTCGATGCGATAGCCCGGAACTTCCCACACGTTGACCGTGCCGACCTCGAGCTCCTCGATGAGCCGCGTGATGATCTCGAGGCGATTCGTGCATACCCCCGAGGACAGGCCGAAAGCGGTCGAGTTGGCGATGCGGATGATGTCGTCGAGGTCCCGGCAGCGGATGATCGGAATGACCGGGCCGAAGGTCTCCTCGCGCACCAGCTCCGCATCGAAAGGTACGCGGTCGACCACCGTCGGCGGAAACAAGGCGCCGCTCCGGTCGTTGCCGTGGAGGAGCACGGCGCCGTTGGCGACCGCATCGACCACCCGCCTCTGAAACAGGCTCGCCGCCGCGGCGGTGATGACGGTGCCGACATCGGTTTCCGGGGCCATGGGATCGCCGCATTTCAACTTCTTGGCCTTGGCCAGCACGCAGGCGGCAAAATCATCACCAACGGCGTCCTCGACCAGGATGCGCTTCACCGCGGTGCAGCGTTGGCCGGAATTCTTGGTGGCGCCGGTGACGGCCAGCTCGGCCGCCCGCTCGAGATCGGCATCCGCCATGACGATCAAGGGATCGTTGCCGCCGAGCTCCAGCACCAGGCGCCGATAGCCCGCCTTGCCGGCTATGTACTTGCCCGCGCGCACGCTGCCGGTGAAGGTGATGAGCTCGATCGCCGGATTGGTGATCATCTCGTCGCCGATCTCCTCAGGGAGGCCGGTCACGATCGACAGCATCTCCGGCGGCAGACCCGCCTCGTAGAGAATGTCGGCGAGCGCCAGCGCGGTGAGCGGCGTCAGCTCCGTCGGCTTCACCACCATGCAATTGTTGGTGGCGATCGAGGGCGCCACCTTATGGGCGACCATGTTGAGGGGGTGATTGAAGGGCGTGATGGCGCTGATCGCCTTCAGCGGCTGGCGGAGCGTAAAGATCTTGCGGCTCTTGCCGTGGGGCGTCACGTCGCAGGAGAACGTCTGGGCGTCATCCAGGATCGCAAGCTGACCCGCCAGATGGAAGACGTCGTAGGCGCGCCCGACCTCGTAAAGCGAGTCCTTCTTGCAGATGCCGCACTCGGCGGTGATGAGATCGGAGATCGCCTCTCTGCGCTCGATGAGAAGCTCGGCCGCGCGCATGAGAATGCGCTGGCGTTCGTAGCGGGTGAGCTTGGGGCGATAGCGGGCGGCGATGGCGAAGGCCTCGCGCACCTCGGCCGGCGTGCCCCTGGGCACGGTGCCGATGACGGCGTCGGTATAGGGATTGAACACCTCGATGCGGGCATCCCTATCGACGCGCCTGCCGGCGATGCGCATGGCTTCGTGGCGCGGGCTCGTCTTCGGCTCAGGTGTACGAAGCTGGACGCTCAAGGGGAGATCCTCGTCAGCGCACGTGGTTGAGGGCGAGATCGAAGGCATCGAAATTGCGCAATCGACGGTCGGAAGCAAGCTGCATCGGGCGGTTGGCGATGAGCGGAACCCGCTGCTCGGAGATGCCGCCATGGGAGCGGAGCGGCTCCTTCAGCTGCGAGAGGTCGTGGCGATCGTGGCTGGTGCCCAGCACCTTGTGCCGGGTCGAGACGACGACCACATCGCCCAGCCGGTCCGCCGGCAGCTCGAAGCGCCGGCTGGCATCCTCGCGCCCGAGCGCCAGCTCGATCCCGTCCCGCCGGCCCAGCCGGCCGATGGCGTCGGCGACGGCGCCGGCATCGTTGAAATACGCGGTGGCGAACGAGCCCAACGCCCCGTGATGCACGACATAGGGATCGGTGATCGGCAGGATCACCCGAGTCTTGCCTTTGCCATACCAGGCATCGAACAGATCCTGCAGATAGAGGACGTCCGGGGCGCCGGCGGAATCGTGCTTGGCGTTCATGCCGTGATCGGCGGTGAGCACGATGACCGCACCCAGCGCATCCAGGCGCGCGAGGTAGCCGTCCATCATGCGGTAGAAGTCGTTGGCGACGGGGGTGCCGGGCGCGTGCTTGTGCTGGATGTAGTCGGTGGTCGAGAGATACATGAGATCGGGGCGGTCCAGCTCCATGAGCTTGACCCCGGCGGCAAAGACGAACTCGCTCAGATCCGCGCTGTAGACGCCGGGCTCAGGCAGGCCGACGAGTTCGAGCACGCCCTCGATGCCGTGCTCGGCCAAATTGGCGCCGGCGGCGGTCTCGGCGGAGAAGCTGCAGGCGCGGCCGGGACCCAGCATGAGGCCGTGGCCGAGCAGCCGGCGGAGCTTGTCCTTGGCGGTGACGATGGCGATGCGGGCGCCCGCCGCCTGGAAGTGCTTGAAGATGGTGTCGGCGCGGAGCAGGCCGGGGTCGTTCATCATCACTTCGGCATCGGCCGCGCGGTCATAGAAGTAGTTGCCGCAAATGCCGTGCACCGCCGGCGGCGCGCCGGTCACAATCGAGAGGTTGTTGGGATTGGTGAAGCTCGGCACCACGCAATCGGCGAGCCGGTTCGTGCCGGAGCGGAGCATGCGCTGGAAAAACGGCGCCAATCCCGCCTCGACTGCCCGTTCGATATAGCCCGGCTCGGAGCCGTCGACACACACGACGACGACCGGCTGCTCCGGCATTCGGTAGGACCGCCCGTTGACGGCGATCTCAGATTTAGCGTGACGGTCGCTCATGCGGCGAGGGGGGCGCGGCGCCTGACCCCCATTTCCGTGAGCACGGCATCGATCGCCTGCAGTGCGCCGTCCATGTGCTCCGCCCCGATGCGGCCGATGCAGCCGATGCGGAAGCTGTCGGCCACCGTGAGCTTGCCCGGATAGATCACGTAGCCGCGCTCCTTCAGCCGATCATAAAAGGCTTGGAACACGAATCTGGGATCGGCCGGGGTGCGGAAGGTGACGATAATGGGCGCCTGCAGCCCGTCGGGCAGCAAGGTGTGAAAGCCCATGCGGCGCATGCCGTCGACGAGCCGCCGGCAATTGCCGGTGTAGCGCTGACAGCGCCCGGCAATCCCGCCTTCGGCGCGGTGTTCGGCCAAGGCTTGGTGCAGCGCCACGATCACATGGATCGGCGGGGTGAACCGCCATTGCTCGGTCTTCTCCAACGCCGCCCACTGGTCATGGAGATCGAGGCTGAGCGTGCGCGCATTGCCGGAAGCGGCCGCCAGCGTCTCCTTGCGGCAGATGACGAAGCCCATGCCGGGCACGCCTTCCAGGCACTTGTTGCTGGAGGCCGCCAGCGCCTCGAATCCCAGCCGGCGCGCGTCGATCGCGATTGCTCCGAAGGCGCTCATGGCGTCGACCAGGAGCCGGCGGCCGAAGCGCCGAACGACCTGGGCGATCTCGGCCAGCGGATTGAGAATGCCGCTCGTCGTCTCGCAATGGACGACGAAGACATGGGTGATGCCGGGCTCGGCCTCGAGCCGCGTGGCGAGCGCCGCCGGGCTCGGCGGCACGTTCTCGGCCGTCTCCTGAACGGCATGATCCAGCCCGGCGATGTCACAGATCCTGGCCGCCCGTTTGCCATAGGCGCCATTGACCAAGAGCAGCACCTTGCCGCCCTTGCGTGGCACGAAGGTGGTGAGCATGGCCTCGACCGCAAAGGTGCCGCTGCCCTGGAGCGGCACCGTCGTGTAGGTGCCGGTGGCGCCCGCAAGCTCGGTCAAGCGCTCCAGAACCTCGCGGTTGATGCGGATGAAGGCCGCATCGCGGGAGCCCCAATCATGCAGCATCGCCTGCTTGACCGTGGCCGAGGTGGTGAGCGGGCCCGGCGTCAGCAGCAGAGAATCGCCGGTCTCGGAGGCGGCACGCGGTGGGGCGGTCGACATCGTCCTTGGCTTCCTGGGTCCTTGGCTTCCTGGGTCCTTGGCTTCCTGGGTCCTTGGCTTCCTGGCGCCAACTATGGATGAGCCGGCATGATCGGATTGCGCGCTCTATAAATCCAATTCATAATATCTATAGCGTCTATAGAGTGGACCTATATGGAATACACCGAGCTTCGCGCCTTCCATCTGGTGGCGCAGGAACGGAGCTTCACCCGGGCGGCCCGCGCCATCGGCGTCACACAGCCCACGCTTTCCCAGCAGGTGAAGGCGCTGGAGGAGCGCTATGGCGTGCGCCTGCTCGAGCGCCGCGGCCGGGCGACCGAGCTGACCGAGCTCGGCCAAGGCCTCTTTGCCATCACCGGCCGCCTGCGCGCGGTCGAGGAGGAGGCCCAGGCCTTTCTCTCGGGTTCCGAGGCGCTGACCCGCGGCCATCTCAATGTGAGCGCCGACAGCGCCTACCATGCCGTGCCGATCCTGGCGCGCTTGCGGCGGCTGCATCCCGCGCTCACCTTCTCGATCAACATCGGCAATTCGGACGAAGTGCTGGCCGAGCTCCTGGCGGCGCGGGCGGATGTCGCCGTCATGGCCAAGTCGACCTCGGATGCGCGGCTGCATTCGCAGCTGTTTCGCCAGGACCGGCTGGTGCTGTTCGTATCGAGCGGTCACCCCTGGGCGCGGCGCCGGGGCATCCGCCTGGCCGAGCTCGCCGGCGAAGCGATGGTGCTGAGGGAGCGCGGCTCCATCACCCGCGAGGTGTTCGAGCGGGCGCTCGTGGATGCGGCGATCATGCCCGGCACCATCATGGACGTGCAGACCCGCGAGGGCGTGCGCGAGGCGGTGGCGGCCGGATTCGGCGTCGGCGTGGTGTTCGAAAGCGAGTTCGGCCGTGATGACCGCGTGCACCGGCTCGCCATCGCCGATGCGCCGCTCGCCGTGGGTGAATATGTCGTTTGCCTGCAGCAGCGCCGGCGCCTGGCCTTGGTCCGGGCCTTCCTGGAGGCCGCTGAGGCGGTGGCGCTCGAACTCGGCAGGGGAGCAGTATGAGCCCGCCGGACGCTCCTCGACCGCCCAACCTCTTCGGCGCTGCCTACAGCGTCTATGTGCGCATCGTCAGGCTGGCGCTGGAAGAGAAAGGGGTGCCCTACGACCTCGAGGAGGTCGATATCTTCGCCCCCAGTGGGGTGCCTTCGGCCTATCTGGACCGCCATCCTTTCGGCCGCATCCCCGCATTCGAGCATCAAGGCTTCCGCCTGTACGAGACCAACGCCATCACCCGCTATGTGGACGCGGCCTTTCCCGGGCCCCCGCTGCAGCCGAGGGGGATCCGCGAGCGGGCGCGGATGGACCAGATCGTGAGCGTCCTCGACAACTACGCCTATCGGACCTTGGTGTGGGACATCTTCGTCGAGCGGGTCCGGCTGCCCCAGCAGGGCCGCGTGTCCGACGAGGAGAAGATCAGGGCCGCCTTGCCGAGGGCGAAGGCCTGCTTCGAGGCCTTGGATCGCCTGAGGGAAGAGCATCCCTTTCTGGCCGGGCCGGAGCTGAGCTTGGCCGATCTCTACGCCGCACCGATGCTGGCCTATTTTGCCAAGGCACCGGAGGGGGCGGCGCTCCTGTTAAAATTTCCTCATCTCTCTCGGTGGTGGGAGCAGATCCGGCAACGCCCGAGCATGGCGGCGACGCGATCGTCCTTGGAGTAGATGCGCCCAAATCGACCGCCGCGCGCGCACCGATGTAGCCGGATGGCCGAATCGTGCTTATTTACCTCCGGAATGGCGCGGGAGCCGGGCCCGGCCCCGGTCTTCCCAGCCACCCTCTTTGCGCCAAACTCCCGCAGGACAGCCGCTTTGCCAGAACCCCATCCCGCTCTGCGGGACAGCCTAGCCGGCCGCCTTCCACCGGTTCGGCTCCAGCGACCTGACCATCCATGCTGACCCCGATCCTGATCGCGCTCGTCGATTTTTCCCGGCGCTGGGCAGCGGCGCTGGCGCTCGCGGCGCTCGTGGCGACGCTGGCGCTCGGCGACTATGTCGCCGGCCACATCGCCATCGACACCGATGTTGCCAAGCTGATCGCCGACGATCTGCCGTGGCGCCAACGTGAGGCGGCCTTCGACAAGGCTTTCCCGCAATTCACCGACCTCATCGCCGTGGTCATCGACGCACGCACGCCCGATCAGGCCGATGCGGCGGTAAGTGCGCTCGCCCAGAGGCTGACGGCGACGCCGGGACTGTTCCGCAGCGTGCGTGTGCCCGACGGCGACGCGTTCTTCCGGCGCAACGGATTGCTGTTTCTGCCAAGTGACGAAGTGGCCTCGGTCATCGAGCAGATGATCGAGGCACAGCCCTTGATCGGCACGCTCGCGGCCGATCCGAGCTTGCGGGGCCTCATGGAGGCCTTCTCCCTGGCGCTCGAAGGCGCGGAGCGGGGCGAGACCTCGCTCGAGAGCTTGCGGCGTCCGCTCGCCGCGATCGATGCGACCGTTGCGGCTGCGATCGCCGGCGCTTCCGATCGGCTCTCCTGGCAGACGCTGCTCACCGGACGCGAAGCCGCACCCCGGGAGCGTCGACGCTTCGTCTTGGTGCAGCCGATGCTCGATTTCGGCGAATTGGCGCCGGGCGGCAAGCCGAGTACGGCCATCAGGGAGGCGGCGCGATCCCTGGAGCTGACGCCGGAGCACGGGGTGAGGGTGCGCTTGACCGGGCCGGTGCCCTTGGGTGACGAGGAGTTCGCCAGCGTCGCCGAAGGTGCGGTGCAATCGAGCACGATATCCGTGGCGCTGGTGTGCCTGCTCTTGTTCCTGGCACTCCGATCGCCGGGTCTCGTGCTGGCGGTGCTCGCCACGCTCTTGACCGGCCTTGCCGCCACCGCCGCCTTCGCTCTCGCCGCGGTGGGCAATCTCAACGTCATTTCCATCGCCTTCGCGGTGCTGTTCGTCGGCCTTGGCGTCGACTTCTCCATCCAGTTCGTGGTGCGCTATCGCGACGAGCGCCATCGCAGCGATGATCTGGCCCTTGCCTTGCGCAACACGGCCGCCGGCGTCGGCCCGGCGCTCGGCCTCGCCGCGACGGCGGCTTCCATCGGCTTTCTCTCTTTCACGCCGACCGAGTATGCGGGCGTGCGCGAGCTCGGCTGGATTGCCGGTTTCGGCATGATCGTCGCCTTCCTCTTCAACATGGCGCTGCTGCCGGCCTTGATCGCGCTCGTCCGCCCCAACGGCGAGAAGGCGCCGGTCGGTTATGCCTGGGCGGTCGGGATCGATCGGTTTCTGCTCGCCCGGCGCCGATCGGTCTTGAGCCTCGCCGGCGCGCTCGCTCTTGGTTGCTTGGCGCTCATGCCTTCGGTCAGGTTCGATTTCGACCCGCTCAACCTCAAGGATCCACGTTCCGAATCGGTCGCCACCCTGCACGAGCTCATGGGCGATCCGACGACCACGCCCTACACGATGAACGTGCTGGTGGCCGGACCGGCCGCGGCGCCGGCCATGGCCGAGCGCCTGCGGAGGCTTTCCGAGGTGGCGGAGGTGGTCTCGGTCATGAGCTTCGTGCCGGAAGACCAGGAGGCGAAGCTGGCGCTCATTGCCGATGCTGCGATGCTGATCGGGCCGTCGCTGTCGGCGCCGGCCGAGCGCCCCAAGCCGACCGCCGCCGAGACCCGCAGGGCGGTGGCGGAGACCGCTCGGAAGCTCACCGGGGCCGCGGCGAAGGCCTCCGATGCGTCCGCCGCCCAAGCCGCCCAGCTCCTCGAACGCGCAGCGGCCAGCGATGCGGCCACGCTCGCCCGGGTGGAGGCGGCGCTGGTCGGCGGCTTGCCTCGCCAGCTCGCCAATCTGGCGCTGGCCCTGGAGGCGGCCCCGGTCACGCTCGAGAACCTGCCGCCCGCTCTGGTGAGGGAATGGGTGGCACAAGATGGCCGAGCGCGCCTCGAGGCCTTTCCCTCCGGCGACATGCGCTCGAATGCCGCGCTCGAGGGTTTCGTTGCGGCCGTACAGAGCGTGGCCCCGGCGGCCACCGGCACGCCCGTGGTCATCGTCGAATCCGGCCACACCATCGTGAGTGCCTTCCGCACCGCCGGCCGGATCGCCACCGCAGCGATCGCGCTCTTGCTTGCGATCGTCTTGAGACGGCCGCGGGACGTGCTCCTGGTCTTGGCACCCCTGTTCCTGGCCGGGCTGCTCACCATGGCGACGGGCGTGCTCCTCGACCTGCCGCTCAACTATGCGAACGTCATTACCTTGCCGCTTCTGCTGGGCATCGGCGTTGCCTTCGATGTCTATTTCGTCTTGAACTGGCGCGCCGGAACCGAGCATCCGCTCGCCTCCGCCACGGCGCGCGCCGTCTTGTTCAGCGCCGGCACCACGACCGTCGCCTTCGGCGGCCTGGCGCTGTCGCACCATGTCGGCACCGCCGAGATGGGCCTCCTGTTGACCATGGGGCTCGGCTACACGGTGGCGACCACGCTCCTCGTGCTGCCGGCGTTGCTGGGGCCACCGCCACTGACTTCCGCCCATGACTGACGGCCTTGCGCCAATCATCTACGACCCGGCGACAGACTGCATGTATATCAAGCTACGGGAAGGGGCGGGCTTCGACAGTCGCGTGGACGATGCTCGAGATCTTATTGTCGACCTGGGTGAAGATGGTGAGCCGGTCGGGTACGACATCCAACACGCATCCGAGCATCCCGACGTCGTAGCAGAAGCCCTCAGGCACATGCGTCGTCAAGTGCGACAGCGCGCAACCGAATAGGATTCGAGCCCAAAGCGAGGTCGACCATAGCGGCGGACAAATGCGCATCGGCTAGCGCCGGACCCCATCGCTTAGCCACCAGCGCTTCCCCTCGACATACTGCCAGGCCAGGAGTGCGGGCACGAACACCACGATGTCGCGAAGACGGCGCGCCAGCGCCAGCGCCAGGCCGATCTCGGGACCCAGCCCGAGGATGCCGCCAAAGACGAGAAAGCCGCCCTCCTGCACGCCCAGCGCCGCCGGCACCATGAAGGCGGCGCTGCTGACGGCCTGGGCCAAGGCTTCCAGCACGATCGCTTCGGCCACGCCGACGGGATGGCCCAGATAGCGAAGCGCCAGCCAAATCTCGCCCGCGCCCAAAATCCAGCCGAGAAGTTGCCACGCGAGGCAGCGCATCAGCCACGCACGCCGGCGATAGAGGTGACGCACGGCGCGATCGATCCGTGCGGTGGCGCCGATGAGCGTGCTCCAACGCTCGCGAAACAGCATGTTGAACAAGCGCCCCATCAGCTCGAACAGGCCCCGCCGCTGCACGGCGATGAGCACGATGACGAAGGGCACGGTGAGGAGCAGCGCCAACGTCAGACGCAGGCCGAGATCGATATCGCCGCTCAAGGCGAGCAAGAGGCCGATGCCGATGATGGTGAACAGAAACTGGCTGGCGAGCGAGAGTGTCACGTCGACGACCAAACTGGCGACCGCCTGCGACGTGGGCAGGCCGCCCAGCCGCATCAGCCGCGCCGAGACAACCTCGCCGCCGATCCGCGCTACCGGCAAGAGTCCGTTCACCGCCTCGCGCACCCAAACGAGCCACAGGAAGAACGCCAGGCCCGGCCGGCGGCGCGGCGGCAGCAGCACGTGCCAAGCTCTGGCGTTGACCGCCATCGGCACGATATGGAAGAGGCTTGCCCAGATGAGGCCGATGCCGCCGGCAAGGAAGGCGGCGGCGACCTCGGCCACGCCCTGGCCGACGAAGAGCCCGATCGCCAGCAGCAGCCCGGCAAGGCCCAGGAACGTCGCCCAGCGCATCATGGGCGAGGGATC is a genomic window of Pseudomonadota bacterium containing:
- a CDS encoding DUF2283 domain-containing protein codes for the protein MTDGLAPIIYDPATDCMYIKLREGAGFDSRVDDARDLIVDLGEDGEPVGYDIQHASEHPDVVAEALRHMRRQVRQRATE
- a CDS encoding flippase-like domain-containing protein → MMRWATFLGLAGLLLAIGLFVGQGVAEVAAAFLAGGIGLIWASLFHIVPMAVNARAWHVLLPPRRRPGLAFFLWLVWVREAVNGLLPVARIGGEVVSARLMRLGGLPTSQAVASLVVDVTLSLASQFLFTIIGIGLLLALSGDIDLGLRLTLALLLTVPFVIVLIAVQRRGLFELMGRLFNMLFRERWSTLIGATARIDRAVRHLYRRRAWLMRCLAWQLLGWILGAGEIWLALRYLGHPVGVAEAIVLEALAQAVSSAAFMVPAALGVQEGGFLVFGGILGLGPEIGLALALARRLRDIVVFVPALLAWQYVEGKRWWLSDGVRR
- a CDS encoding MMPL family transporter, with the protein product MLTPILIALVDFSRRWAAALALAALVATLALGDYVAGHIAIDTDVAKLIADDLPWRQREAAFDKAFPQFTDLIAVVIDARTPDQADAAVSALAQRLTATPGLFRSVRVPDGDAFFRRNGLLFLPSDEVASVIEQMIEAQPLIGTLAADPSLRGLMEAFSLALEGAERGETSLESLRRPLAAIDATVAAAIAGASDRLSWQTLLTGREAAPRERRRFVLVQPMLDFGELAPGGKPSTAIREAARSLELTPEHGVRVRLTGPVPLGDEEFASVAEGAVQSSTISVALVCLLLFLALRSPGLVLAVLATLLTGLAATAAFALAAVGNLNVISIAFAVLFVGLGVDFSIQFVVRYRDERHRSDDLALALRNTAAGVGPALGLAATAASIGFLSFTPTEYAGVRELGWIAGFGMIVAFLFNMALLPALIALVRPNGEKAPVGYAWAVGIDRFLLARRRSVLSLAGALALGCLALMPSVRFDFDPLNLKDPRSESVATLHELMGDPTTTPYTMNVLVAGPAAAPAMAERLRRLSEVAEVVSVMSFVPEDQEAKLALIADAAMLIGPSLSAPAERPKPTAAETRRAVAETARKLTGAAAKASDASAAQAAQLLERAAASDAATLARVEAALVGGLPRQLANLALALEAAPVTLENLPPALVREWVAQDGRARLEAFPSGDMRSNAALEGFVAAVQSVAPAATGTPVVIVESGHTIVSAFRTAGRIATAAIALLLAIVLRRPRDVLLVLAPLFLAGLLTMATGVLLDLPLNYANVITLPLLLGIGVAFDVYFVLNWRAGTEHPLASATARAVLFSAGTTTVAFGGLALSHHVGTAEMGLLLTMGLGYTVATTLLVLPALLGPPPLTSAHD